A genomic stretch from Mesoplodon densirostris isolate mMesDen1 chromosome 3, mMesDen1 primary haplotype, whole genome shotgun sequence includes:
- the GPX8 gene encoding probable glutathione peroxidase 8 isoform X3, which translates to MEPLTAYPLRCSGPKAKVFAVLLSMVLCTVMLFLLQLKFLKPKINSFYTFEVKDANGRTVSLEKFKGKIRQTRNQDGISGSIWSTLKVKL; encoded by the exons ATGGAGCCTCTCACAGCCTACCCTCTGAGATGTTCAGGGCCCAAAGCAAAGGTATTTGCAGTTTTGCTGTCTATGGTTCTATGTACAGTAATGTTATTTCTTCTACAACTAAAATTCCTAAAACCTAAAATCAACAGCTTTTATACATTTGAAGTGAAAGATGCAAATGGAAGAACGGTTTCTCTGGAAAAGTTTAAAGGCAAA ATTCGTCAAACAAGGAACCAAGATGGAATTTCTGGAAGTATCTGGTCAACCCTGAAGGTCAAGTTGTGA
- the GPX8 gene encoding probable glutathione peroxidase 8 isoform X1 has translation MEPLTAYPLRCSGPKAKVFAVLLSMVLCTVMLFLLQLKFLKPKINSFYTFEVKDANGRTVSLEKFKGKVALVVNVASDCQLTDRNYLALQELHKEFGPFHFSVLAFPCNQFGESEPRPSKEVVSFARNNFGVTFPVFHKIKILGPEAEPAFRFLVDSSNKEPRWNFWKYLVNPEGQVVKSWRPEEPVEIIRPEIAALIRQMIIKKKEDL, from the exons ATGGAGCCTCTCACAGCCTACCCTCTGAGATGTTCAGGGCCCAAAGCAAAGGTATTTGCAGTTTTGCTGTCTATGGTTCTATGTACAGTAATGTTATTTCTTCTACAACTAAAATTCCTAAAACCTAAAATCAACAGCTTTTATACATTTGAAGTGAAAGATGCAAATGGAAGAACGGTTTCTCTGGAAAAGTTTAAAGGCAAA GTTGCACTAGTCGTAAACGTGGCTAGTGACTGCCAACTCACAGACAGAAATTACTTAGCGCTGCAGGAACTGCACAAAGAGTTCGGACCATTCCACTTCAGCGTCTTGGCTTTTCCATGCAATCAGTTTGGAGAATCGGAGCCCCGCCCAAGCAAGGAAGTAGTATCTTTTGCAAGAAATAACTTCGGAGTAACATTCCCCGTCTTCCACAAGATTAAGATTCTAGGACCTGAAGCAGAACCTGCATTTAGATTTCTTGTTG ATTCGTCAAACAAGGAACCAAGATGGAATTTCTGGAAGTATCTGGTCAACCCTGAAGGTCAAGTTGTGAAATCTTGGAGGCCAGAGGAACCCGTTGAAATCATCAGGCCTGAGATAGCAGCTCTGATTAGACAAAtgatcataaaaaagaaagaggatcTATGA
- the GPX8 gene encoding probable glutathione peroxidase 8 isoform X2 — protein sequence MEPLTAYPLRCSGPKAKVALVVNVASDCQLTDRNYLALQELHKEFGPFHFSVLAFPCNQFGESEPRPSKEVVSFARNNFGVTFPVFHKIKILGPEAEPAFRFLVDSSNKEPRWNFWKYLVNPEGQVVKSWRPEEPVEIIRPEIAALIRQMIIKKKEDL from the exons ATGGAGCCTCTCACAGCCTACCCTCTGAGATGTTCAGGGCCCAAAGCAAAG GTTGCACTAGTCGTAAACGTGGCTAGTGACTGCCAACTCACAGACAGAAATTACTTAGCGCTGCAGGAACTGCACAAAGAGTTCGGACCATTCCACTTCAGCGTCTTGGCTTTTCCATGCAATCAGTTTGGAGAATCGGAGCCCCGCCCAAGCAAGGAAGTAGTATCTTTTGCAAGAAATAACTTCGGAGTAACATTCCCCGTCTTCCACAAGATTAAGATTCTAGGACCTGAAGCAGAACCTGCATTTAGATTTCTTGTTG ATTCGTCAAACAAGGAACCAAGATGGAATTTCTGGAAGTATCTGGTCAACCCTGAAGGTCAAGTTGTGAAATCTTGGAGGCCAGAGGAACCCGTTGAAATCATCAGGCCTGAGATAGCAGCTCTGATTAGACAAAtgatcataaaaaagaaagaggatcTATGA